In Pantoea cypripedii, the following proteins share a genomic window:
- the galM gene encoding galactose-1-epimerase has protein sequence MVNDVQSHAPDGQPWRITVLRNRNGMVVTFMDWGATWLSARVPMQDGSVREALLGCATPSDYLHQDAYLGATVGRYANRIANATLQPLNLALVANQGQHQLHGGPEGFDKRRWQILSQSETEVHYRIDSPDGDQGFPGNLIADLRYHLDDDNCLSIHYEARTDKPCPVNLTNHAYFNLDAHHGDARQHRLQLLADRYLPVDSEGIPNAPLKAVEGTSFDFRQPKTVADDFLADDDQKAVKGYDHAFLLNTAGDSSQPAARLWSADGKLELSVFTAAPALQFYSGNYLDGTRAREQGSYTAFQGIALESEFLPDSPNHTEWPQPDCWLQPGDSWQSVTRYRLTPH, from the coding sequence ATGGTAAATGATGTGCAATCACATGCACCGGACGGACAACCGTGGCGGATTACCGTATTACGTAATCGCAACGGCATGGTAGTGACTTTTATGGACTGGGGCGCCACCTGGCTCTCGGCGCGTGTGCCGATGCAGGATGGCAGCGTGCGCGAAGCGCTGCTTGGTTGCGCTACGCCGTCCGATTATCTGCATCAGGATGCCTATCTTGGGGCGACGGTGGGCCGCTATGCCAACCGTATTGCCAACGCCACGCTGCAACCGCTGAATCTGGCGCTGGTCGCCAATCAGGGTCAACATCAGCTGCACGGCGGGCCGGAAGGATTTGATAAGCGCCGCTGGCAAATTCTCAGCCAGAGTGAAACCGAGGTGCATTATCGCATCGACTCGCCCGATGGCGATCAGGGTTTCCCCGGCAATCTGATTGCTGATCTGCGCTATCACCTCGATGACGACAATTGTCTGTCGATCCATTACGAGGCGCGCACCGATAAGCCCTGCCCGGTTAACCTGACCAATCATGCTTACTTCAACCTTGACGCGCATCATGGCGATGCACGCCAGCATCGCTTACAACTGCTGGCGGACCGTTATCTGCCGGTCGACAGTGAAGGCATCCCCAATGCGCCGCTTAAAGCGGTGGAGGGAACCAGCTTCGATTTTCGTCAGCCGAAAACCGTTGCCGATGACTTCCTCGCCGATGACGATCAGAAAGCGGTAAAAGGTTATGACCATGCGTTTCTGCTGAATACCGCCGGTGACAGCAGCCAGCCCGCAGCCCGACTGTGGTCGGCTGACGGCAAACTGGAGCTGAGCGTATTTACCGCTGCCCCGGCGCTGCAGTTCTACTCCGGCAACTATCTGGACGGAACACGCGCCCGTGAGCAGGGAAGCTATACTGCTTTCCAGGGCATCGCCTTAGAGAGTGAATTTTTACCGGATTCGCCCAACCATACTGAGTGGCCACAGCCGGATTGCTGGCTGCAACCTGGCGACAGCTGGCAGTCTGTGACGCGTTATCGCCTCACCCCGCACTGA
- the galK gene encoding galactokinase yields MSLKSITQQTFVETFGYQPSHSIQAPGRVNLIGEHTDYNDGFVLPCAIDYQTVIACAKRDDRQVRVVAVDYDNQQDSFSLDAPIEPVTEPMWANYVRGVVKHLQKRDASFGGVDMVISGNVPQGAGLSSSASLEVAVGTVFQQLWQLPLDGAAIAVNGQEAENQFVGCNCGIMDQLISALGKQDHAMLLDCRTLGTRAVSMPADVAVVIINSNFRRTLVGSEYNTRREQCESGARFFNKPALRDVTLEEFTAAASQLDPLVAKRVRHVITENARTLEAADALSAGDLTRMGELMAASHASMRDDFEITVPPIDQLVEIVKAEIGTRGGARMTGGGFGGCIVALMPTDLVDQVKAAVAEQYEAKTGIKETFYVCKASEGAGQW; encoded by the coding sequence ATGTCATTAAAATCCATTACACAACAGACCTTCGTTGAGACATTTGGTTATCAGCCGAGCCACAGCATTCAGGCACCGGGCCGCGTAAACCTGATTGGCGAACACACCGACTATAACGATGGTTTCGTGTTGCCCTGCGCCATTGATTATCAAACCGTCATTGCCTGCGCCAAACGTGATGACCGCCAGGTACGCGTGGTCGCGGTGGATTATGACAATCAGCAGGATAGCTTCTCACTGGATGCGCCGATTGAGCCGGTAACCGAGCCGATGTGGGCCAACTATGTGCGTGGTGTAGTGAAACATCTGCAAAAACGTGATGCCAGCTTCGGTGGCGTGGATATGGTGATCAGCGGCAACGTTCCGCAGGGTGCGGGCCTGAGTTCATCGGCATCGCTGGAAGTGGCGGTCGGCACCGTATTCCAGCAACTGTGGCAACTGCCGCTCGACGGCGCTGCCATTGCGGTAAACGGCCAGGAAGCGGAAAACCAGTTCGTCGGCTGTAACTGCGGCATCATGGATCAGCTGATTTCCGCGCTCGGTAAACAGGATCACGCCATGCTGCTGGATTGCCGCACCCTTGGCACCCGCGCCGTGTCGATGCCTGCCGATGTGGCGGTGGTGATCATCAACTCCAACTTCCGCCGCACGCTGGTAGGCAGCGAGTACAACACCCGCCGCGAACAGTGTGAAAGCGGTGCACGCTTTTTCAATAAACCGGCACTGCGCGATGTCACGCTGGAAGAATTCACAGCCGCAGCAAGCCAGCTCGATCCGCTGGTGGCCAAACGCGTACGTCATGTGATCACTGAAAACGCCCGCACGCTGGAAGCCGCCGATGCACTGAGCGCGGGCGATCTGACCCGTATGGGTGAGCTGATGGCCGCATCGCACGCTTCGATGCGTGATGATTTCGAAATCACCGTGCCGCCGATTGATCAATTGGTCGAGATCGTCAAAGCTGAGATCGGTACGCGCGGTGGTGCGCGTATGACCGGTGGCGGTTTTGGTGGCTGCATCGTGGCGCTGATGCCAACCGATCTGGTGGATCAGGTGAAGGCCGCTGTGGCCGAACAATACGAAGCCAAAACCGGTATCAAAGAAACCTTTTACGTGTGCAAAGCTTCTGAAGGAGCGGGCCAATGGTAA
- the galT gene encoding galactose-1-phosphate uridylyltransferase, whose translation MEKFNPVDHPHRRYNPLSDQWVLVSPHRAKRPWQGAQETPALEKLPAHDPDCFLCAGNTRITGDKNPDYKSTYVFTNDFAALMTDTPDAPESDDVLMRCESARGTSRVICFSPDHSKTLPELPLNALEDIVRTWQEQTADLGQHYPWVQVFENKGAAMGCSNPHPHGQIWANSFLPNEAQREDEHQRRYFAEKGTPMLVDYVARELKDGSRTVVETDHWLAVVPWWAAWPFETLLLPKAHVKRITDLSDAQRKDLALAIKLLTSRYDNLFQCSFPYSMGWHGAPFNGEANEHWQLHAHFYPPLLRSATVRKFMVGYEMLAETQRDLTAEQAAERLRSVSDVHFREAQ comes from the coding sequence ATGGAAAAATTTAACCCGGTCGATCACCCGCATCGCCGTTACAACCCGTTGAGCGATCAGTGGGTATTGGTCTCGCCACATCGTGCTAAACGCCCGTGGCAGGGCGCACAGGAAACACCGGCACTGGAAAAGCTGCCCGCACACGATCCCGATTGCTTCCTCTGCGCCGGTAACACCCGTATCACCGGTGATAAAAACCCTGATTATAAAAGCACCTACGTCTTTACTAATGACTTTGCCGCCCTGATGACCGACACACCGGACGCCCCCGAGAGCGACGACGTCCTGATGCGTTGCGAAAGCGCTCGCGGCACCAGCCGGGTAATCTGTTTCTCGCCGGATCACAGCAAAACCCTGCCGGAGCTGCCACTCAACGCGCTGGAAGATATCGTCCGAACCTGGCAGGAACAAACCGCCGACCTCGGCCAGCACTACCCCTGGGTGCAGGTATTCGAAAACAAAGGCGCGGCGATGGGTTGCTCCAACCCCCATCCGCACGGTCAGATTTGGGCCAACAGTTTCTTACCTAACGAAGCACAGCGTGAAGACGAGCATCAGCGTCGCTACTTTGCCGAAAAAGGCACGCCGATGCTGGTGGATTACGTGGCGCGTGAACTGAAAGATGGCAGCCGCACGGTGGTAGAAACCGATCACTGGCTGGCAGTGGTACCCTGGTGGGCGGCGTGGCCGTTCGAAACCCTGCTGCTGCCCAAAGCGCATGTAAAACGCATCACCGATCTTTCGGACGCTCAGCGTAAAGATCTGGCGCTGGCGATCAAACTGCTGACCAGCCGTTACGACAACCTGTTCCAGTGCTCCTTCCCCTACTCAATGGGCTGGCACGGTGCGCCTTTTAATGGCGAAGCTAACGAACACTGGCAGCTGCATGCTCACTTCTATCCGCCGCTGCTGCGTTCAGCAACGGTACGCAAATTTATGGTTGGCTATGAAATGCTGGCCGAAACCCAACGTGATTTAACGGCAGAACAGGCGGCAGAACGCCTGCGTTCTGTCAGCGATGTCCATTTCCGCGAGGCGCAATAA
- the modF gene encoding molybdate ABC transporter ATP-binding protein ModF: MTSLQISQGTFRLSDTRVLSLNDLTLNSGESWAFVGANGSGKSSLARALSGELPAGKGSVSHDFQRPTRLSLEQLQKLVTEEWERNNTDMLSEGEDDTGRTAAQIIQDEVKDEARCQALAQQFGISYLLDRRFKYLSTGETRKTLLCQALMAQPDLLILDEPFDGLDVASRASLAQTLSDLHQQGYTVVLVLNRFDDIPDFVQQVGVLAECTLTHVGERRAILAEALVAQLAHSEKLEGMALPEADAPDQLPPLADDAPRVILRNGVVSYNDKPVINGLSWQVNPGEHWQIVGPNGAGKSTLLSLVTGDHPQGYSNDLTLFGIRRGSGETIWDIKQHIGYVSSSLHLDYRVSVNVRTVVLSGFFDSIGLYQAVSDRQKALARQWLALLGMDNALADAPFHSLSWGQQRLVLIARALVKHPALLILDEPLQGLDPINRQLVRRFVDVLIGEGRTQLLFVSHHAEDAPQCITHRLSFVAQEGGGYGYQQEKLH; this comes from the coding sequence ATGACTTCATTGCAAATTTCGCAAGGCACGTTTCGTCTTAGCGACACCCGAGTGCTGTCCCTCAACGATTTAACCCTTAACAGCGGTGAAAGCTGGGCCTTTGTCGGTGCCAACGGCAGCGGCAAGTCATCACTGGCGCGCGCGTTATCAGGCGAACTGCCCGCGGGCAAAGGCAGCGTCAGCCATGACTTTCAGCGTCCGACGCGTTTATCGCTGGAGCAATTGCAAAAGCTGGTAACCGAAGAGTGGGAACGCAATAACACCGACATGCTCAGCGAAGGCGAAGATGACACCGGTCGTACCGCCGCACAGATCATTCAGGATGAAGTGAAAGACGAAGCGCGCTGCCAGGCACTGGCGCAGCAGTTTGGCATCAGTTATCTGCTCGATCGTCGCTTCAAATATCTTTCCACCGGCGAAACCCGTAAAACCCTGTTATGCCAGGCGTTGATGGCGCAGCCGGACCTGCTGATCCTCGATGAACCCTTTGATGGCCTGGATGTAGCGTCCCGTGCCAGCCTGGCGCAAACCCTGAGCGACCTGCATCAGCAGGGTTACACCGTGGTGCTGGTGCTGAACCGCTTTGATGATATTCCTGATTTTGTTCAGCAGGTGGGCGTACTGGCGGAATGCACCCTGACACATGTCGGCGAGCGTCGCGCGATCCTGGCGGAAGCGCTGGTGGCCCAGCTGGCGCACAGCGAGAAGCTGGAGGGAATGGCGCTGCCGGAGGCCGATGCGCCCGACCAGCTCCCCCCGCTGGCGGATGATGCGCCGCGCGTGATTCTGCGCAACGGTGTGGTGTCCTATAACGACAAACCGGTGATTAACGGCCTGAGCTGGCAGGTTAATCCTGGCGAGCACTGGCAGATTGTCGGACCGAACGGCGCAGGCAAATCCACCCTGCTCAGCCTGGTAACCGGCGATCACCCGCAGGGCTACAGCAACGATTTAACGCTGTTCGGCATCCGGCGCGGCAGCGGGGAAACTATCTGGGATATCAAACAACATATTGGTTATGTCAGCAGCAGCCTGCATCTCGATTATCGCGTCAGCGTGAATGTGCGCACCGTGGTTCTGTCGGGTTTCTTCGATTCCATTGGCTTGTATCAGGCGGTGTCCGATCGACAGAAAGCGCTCGCACGCCAGTGGCTGGCCTTGCTGGGGATGGATAACGCGCTGGCCGATGCGCCCTTCCATAGCCTGTCATGGGGCCAGCAGCGGCTGGTGCTGATCGCCCGCGCGCTGGTCAAACATCCCGCGCTGCTGATCCTTGATGAGCCGTTGCAGGGGCTGGATCCGATCAACCGTCAACTGGTGCGCCGTTTTGTTGATGTGTTGATTGGTGAGGGGCGGACGCAATTGCTGTTTGTTTCGCACCATGCTGAGGATGCACCGCAGTGCATCACCCATCGTTTGAGTTTTGTGGCGCAGGAAGGCGGTGGTTACGGCTACCAACAGGAAAAGCTACATTAA
- the modE gene encoding molybdenum-dependent transcriptional regulator, translating to MQAELSLHIRLQQKLFADPRRIELLKRIQETGSISQGAKLAGISYKSAWDAINEMNQLADQTLVERATGGKGGGGAQLTRYGERLIQLFQLMEQIQQKAFDVLKNDSLPLDSLLAAIARFSLQTSARNQLFGTVLTRDHQQVVQHIDVLLSDGVTRLQVALTQRSAERLQLENGKEVLVLIKAPWIQVSRAASQSDNQLAVQITAIEPGEQVSEVLMALPGGEILCATVPNSEVTQQNLQAGDNVTASFNAEHAIIATLL from the coding sequence ATGCAAGCTGAACTCTCTCTTCATATTCGTCTGCAACAAAAGTTGTTTGCCGATCCACGTCGTATTGAGCTGCTGAAGCGTATCCAGGAAACCGGCTCCATTAGCCAGGGGGCAAAACTGGCGGGTATCAGCTACAAAAGCGCCTGGGATGCCATCAACGAAATGAACCAACTGGCCGATCAAACGCTGGTGGAACGCGCCACCGGTGGCAAAGGCGGCGGCGGCGCGCAGCTGACGCGTTACGGCGAGCGTCTGATTCAGCTGTTTCAGCTGATGGAGCAGATTCAGCAGAAAGCCTTTGATGTGCTGAAAAATGACAGCCTGCCCCTCGATAGCCTGCTGGCGGCGATTGCTCGTTTCTCATTGCAGACCAGCGCGCGTAACCAGCTTTTTGGTACGGTGCTGACGCGTGATCACCAGCAGGTGGTGCAACATATTGATGTACTGCTGAGCGATGGCGTGACCCGCCTGCAGGTGGCACTGACCCAGCGCAGCGCCGAGCGTTTGCAGCTGGAAAACGGCAAAGAAGTGCTGGTGTTGATCAAAGCGCCGTGGATTCAGGTCAGCCGCGCGGCCAGCCAGAGTGATAATCAGCTGGCTGTGCAGATCACCGCCATCGAACCCGGCGAACAGGTAAGCGAAGTGCTGATGGCATTGCCAGGAGGAGAAATCCTGTGCGCCACCGTTCCCAACAGCGAAGTGACGCAGCAGAATCTGCAGGCTGGCGATAACGTCACCGCCAGTTTTAATGCGGAACACGCCATCATCGCCACACTGCTCTGA
- a CDS encoding AcrZ family multidrug efflux pump-associated protein encodes MLELLKSLAVAVIMVPIVMAIMLGLIYGLGEVFNVISKFGRREDRSANNSH; translated from the coding sequence ATGCTGGAACTGCTAAAAAGCCTGGCCGTCGCCGTGATTATGGTGCCGATTGTTATGGCCATCATGCTGGGCCTGATTTACGGCCTTGGCGAAGTGTTTAACGTCATCTCTAAATTTGGCCGTCGCGAAGATCGTTCCGCCAACAACTCACATTGA
- the modA gene encoding molybdate ABC transporter substrate-binding protein has product MLSKHYRWGAVAVLSFSLTGPALAAEKITVFAAASLTNALQEIGTQYQKQTGVEVVSSFASSSTLARQIEQGAPADLFISADQQWMDDAVQKKSVIDNTRYTLLGNDLVLVAPRSNSAKEVTINEKTDWKSLLKGERLAVGDPDHVPAGIYAKEALQKLGAWDTLAPVLAPGNSVRAALALVERNETPYGIVYGSDAVASDKVQVVGRFPEDSHKPVEYPMAIVKEHQRAPVEAFYKYLQGPEAAAVFKQYGFTPKK; this is encoded by the coding sequence ATGCTATCAAAACATTACCGCTGGGGTGCCGTTGCCGTTCTGTCTTTCTCACTGACCGGACCGGCACTGGCCGCAGAGAAAATCACCGTGTTTGCTGCGGCTTCACTGACCAATGCGTTGCAGGAAATTGGCACGCAATATCAGAAGCAAACCGGCGTTGAAGTGGTGTCATCTTTTGCATCTTCGTCCACGCTGGCTCGCCAGATTGAACAGGGCGCGCCAGCGGATCTGTTTATATCTGCCGATCAGCAGTGGATGGATGATGCGGTGCAGAAAAAGAGCGTGATCGACAATACGCGCTATACCCTGCTGGGTAATGATCTGGTGCTGGTGGCCCCGCGCAGCAACAGCGCGAAAGAAGTCACCATCAATGAAAAAACCGACTGGAAAAGCCTGCTGAAAGGCGAGCGTCTGGCGGTGGGCGATCCGGATCATGTACCAGCCGGGATTTACGCCAAAGAAGCATTACAGAAGCTGGGCGCGTGGGACACCTTAGCGCCAGTATTGGCACCGGGCAATAGCGTGCGTGCTGCGCTGGCGCTGGTCGAACGTAATGAAACGCCTTACGGCATTGTTTACGGTTCTGATGCGGTCGCCAGTGATAAAGTCCAGGTTGTCGGTCGTTTCCCGGAAGATAGTCACAAACCGGTGGAATATCCGATGGCGATTGTCAAAGAACATCAACGTGCGCCGGTTGAGGCCTTCTACAAATATTTGCAGGGGCCGGAAGCCGCCGCAGTGTTTAAACAGTATGGATTTACGCCGAAGAAATGA
- the modB gene encoding molybdate ABC transporter permease subunit → MILSDPEWQAVFLSLRVSCVAVLCSLPFGILMAWILARCQFPGKTLLDSLIHLPLVLPPVVVGYLLLISLGRRGFIGQWLYDWFGISFAFSWRGAVIAAAVIAFPLMVRAIRLALEGVDTRLEQAARTLGAGRWRVFFTITLPLTFPGIIVGTVLAFARSLGEFGATITFVSNIPGETRTIPSAMFTLIETPGAENAAARLCAVAILLALLSLVASELLARWGRKRLGV, encoded by the coding sequence ATGATACTGAGTGATCCTGAATGGCAGGCGGTGTTTCTCAGCCTGAGAGTCTCCTGCGTGGCGGTGCTGTGCAGCCTGCCGTTTGGCATCCTGATGGCCTGGATTCTGGCACGCTGCCAGTTTCCAGGCAAAACCCTGCTGGATAGCCTGATCCATCTGCCGCTGGTGTTGCCACCCGTGGTAGTGGGCTATCTGCTGCTGATTTCCCTCGGACGCCGTGGCTTTATCGGCCAATGGTTATATGACTGGTTCGGCATCAGTTTTGCCTTTAGCTGGCGCGGTGCGGTGATTGCCGCGGCGGTGATCGCGTTTCCGCTGATGGTGCGGGCGATTCGCCTGGCGTTGGAAGGCGTCGATACCCGGCTGGAACAGGCGGCGCGCACCCTGGGTGCGGGGCGCTGGCGCGTATTCTTCACCATCACCTTACCCCTGACGTTTCCCGGCATTATTGTTGGCACGGTACTGGCTTTTGCCCGCTCGCTGGGCGAATTTGGTGCCACCATCACCTTTGTCTCCAATATTCCCGGCGAAACGCGCACCATTCCCTCCGCGATGTTTACCCTGATTGAAACGCCAGGGGCGGAAAATGCGGCGGCACGGCTGTGTGCGGTGGCGATTTTGCTGGCGCTGTTGTCGCTGGTGGCTTCGGAACTGCTGGCTCGCTGGGGCCGCAAGCGGCTGGGGGTTTAA
- the modC gene encoding molybdenum ABC transporter ATP-binding protein ModC, producing MLTLNFSQQLGNHQLDVDVDIPGKGITAIFGVSGAGKTSLINAIGGLTQPQRGHIKLNERLLFDAESSLNLPPEKRRIGYVFQDARLFPHYSVRGNLQYGMAAAMKPQFDDLVALLGLEPLLRRAPSSLSGGEKQRVAIGRALLTAPDILLMDEPLASLDLPRKRELMPYLQKLAKQVDIPLLYVSHSLDEILQLADNVLVLDSGKVKAFGSLEKVWSSAAMRPWLPVSERTSVLRVQVLEQHPDYPMTALSLGDQHIWVSRVNQPLKTVLRIRIASADVSLALQPPQNTSIRNILPARVVELLEIDDQVEVKLRIGISELWARISPWARDELGIRPDQWLYAQIKSVSITA from the coding sequence ATGCTGACACTTAATTTCTCCCAGCAGCTGGGTAATCACCAGCTGGATGTGGATGTGGACATTCCCGGCAAAGGTATCACCGCTATTTTTGGCGTGTCCGGTGCCGGTAAAACCTCGCTGATCAACGCCATCGGTGGCTTAACGCAGCCGCAGCGTGGGCACATCAAACTGAACGAGCGGTTGTTGTTTGATGCCGAATCCAGCCTGAATCTGCCACCTGAGAAGCGCCGCATCGGTTATGTGTTCCAGGATGCTCGCCTGTTCCCGCATTACAGTGTGCGCGGCAATCTGCAATATGGTATGGCCGCCGCGATGAAGCCTCAGTTTGATGACCTGGTGGCGCTGCTCGGTCTGGAACCGCTGCTGCGGCGTGCGCCGTCTTCTTTGTCGGGCGGTGAGAAACAACGCGTGGCGATTGGCCGTGCATTGCTGACCGCGCCAGATATCCTGCTGATGGATGAGCCACTGGCTTCGCTCGATCTGCCGCGCAAGCGCGAGTTGATGCCTTATCTGCAAAAGCTGGCGAAGCAGGTGGATATTCCCCTGTTATATGTGTCGCACAGCCTCGACGAAATCCTGCAACTGGCGGATAACGTGCTGGTGCTGGATAGCGGCAAAGTGAAAGCCTTTGGTTCGCTGGAGAAGGTATGGAGCAGCGCGGCCATGCGCCCATGGCTGCCGGTGAGCGAACGCACCAGCGTGCTGCGGGTGCAGGTGCTGGAGCAGCATCCTGATTACCCGATGACCGCACTGTCGCTCGGCGACCAACATATTTGGGTCAGCCGGGTTAATCAGCCACTGAAAACCGTGTTGCGCATTCGTATTGCGTCTGCCGATGTCTCACTGGCGTTACAACCGCCGCAAAACACCTCGATTCGCAATATCCTGCCCGCGCGGGTGGTGGAGTTGCTGGAGATTGATGATCAGGTGGAAGTGAAGCTGCGCATCGGCATCAGCGAGTTGTGGGCGCGGATCTCGCCGTGGGCGCGGGATGAGCTGGGCATCCGGCCAGATCAGTGGCTGTATGCCCAGATTAAAAGTGTCTCAATTACCGCCTGA
- a CDS encoding pyridoxal phosphatase: MSYRVIALDLDGTLLTPRKTILPESLEALARAQQAGVKVLIVTGRHHCAIHPFYQALQLDTPAICCNGTYLYDYQAKKVLASDPLEKSQAVRVIEMLDQQDIHGLLYVDDAMLYQQPTGHVTRTLNWAESLPPQQRPTFLHVPSLVQAAHDAQSIWKFALSHSDTRALQQFAEQTEAELGLACEWSWHDQVDIAQRGNSKGKRLAQWVESQGLSMKDVLAFGDNYNDLSMLEEVGLGVAMGNADDAIKARAGKVIGTNLEPGIAEVIYQEIL, from the coding sequence ATGAGCTACCGCGTAATCGCCCTTGACCTCGACGGCACCCTGCTGACCCCGCGTAAAACTATTCTGCCTGAATCCCTTGAAGCGCTGGCCCGCGCTCAGCAGGCTGGTGTCAAAGTGCTGATCGTCACCGGTCGTCACCATTGTGCCATCCATCCTTTTTATCAGGCACTGCAACTGGATACACCCGCAATCTGTTGCAACGGCACCTATTTGTATGATTATCAGGCAAAAAAGGTGCTGGCGTCCGATCCGCTGGAGAAATCACAGGCAGTACGCGTGATTGAAATGCTCGATCAGCAGGACATCCACGGCCTGCTGTATGTCGATGACGCAATGCTTTACCAGCAGCCGACAGGCCATGTCACGCGCACGCTTAACTGGGCCGAATCATTGCCACCGCAGCAACGTCCGACCTTCCTGCACGTACCGAGCCTGGTGCAGGCGGCGCATGATGCGCAGTCGATCTGGAAGTTCGCCCTGTCCCATTCTGACACCCGCGCGTTACAACAATTCGCTGAGCAGACCGAAGCCGAACTGGGGCTGGCCTGTGAATGGTCGTGGCACGATCAGGTGGATATCGCCCAGCGCGGCAACAGCAAAGGCAAACGCCTCGCACAGTGGGTAGAAAGCCAGGGGCTGAGCATGAAAGATGTGCTGGCGTTCGGTGATAACTACAACGACCTCAGCATGCTGGAAGAAGTGGGTCTGGGTGTGGCGATGGGCAATGCCGACGACGCGATTAAAGCGCGTGCCGGCAAGGTGATTGGCACCAATCTGGAACCCGGCATTGCCGAAGTGATTTACCAGGAAATCCTGTAA
- the pgl gene encoding 6-phosphogluconolactonase — MKQVVYTASPESQQIHAWQLQEDGALTLLQVTDVAGQVQPMVVSPKKDFLYVGVRPNFRVLAYRIAADGTLSEAGEAPLPGSPTHISTDRLGNYLFCGSYNDACVSVSPIGSDGVPQAPSQVIGELEGCHSANIDVKNQTLFVPALKQDRICLFQLNSDGTLTPRPQAQVTTVEGAGPRHMAFHPNGSYSYCVNELDSTVDVWALSNAHGEVERVQSLNMMPADFTGTRWAADIHLTPDGRFLYACDRTSSIITVFSVSEDGGLLTLEGFQPTETQPRGFNIDHSGKYLVAAGQKSHHIEVYKISDDRGLLTPLARYAVGQGPMWVVIHSLD; from the coding sequence ATGAAACAAGTCGTGTATACCGCCAGCCCCGAGAGCCAGCAAATCCATGCCTGGCAGCTACAGGAAGATGGCGCGCTGACGTTACTGCAGGTGACGGATGTTGCGGGTCAGGTGCAGCCGATGGTGGTCAGCCCGAAGAAAGATTTCCTCTATGTCGGCGTGCGTCCGAATTTCCGTGTGCTGGCCTACCGCATCGCTGCTGATGGCACGCTGAGCGAAGCGGGTGAAGCCCCACTGCCGGGCAGCCCGACACATATCTCCACCGACCGTCTCGGTAACTACCTGTTCTGCGGTTCCTACAACGATGCCTGTGTCAGCGTCAGCCCGATTGGCAGCGATGGTGTGCCGCAGGCCCCGAGCCAGGTGATTGGTGAGCTGGAGGGTTGCCACTCCGCCAATATTGATGTGAAAAATCAGACTTTGTTTGTTCCGGCATTGAAGCAGGACCGTATCTGCCTGTTCCAGCTGAACAGCGACGGTACGCTGACGCCGCGCCCGCAAGCGCAGGTGACCACGGTGGAAGGGGCAGGGCCGCGTCATATGGCGTTCCACCCGAACGGCAGCTACAGCTATTGCGTGAACGAACTGGACAGCACCGTAGATGTCTGGGCCTTGAGCAATGCGCATGGCGAAGTTGAACGCGTGCAGAGCCTGAATATGATGCCTGCCGATTTCACCGGCACCCGCTGGGCGGCAGATATCCACCTGACGCCAGATGGCCGTTTCCTGTATGCCTGCGATCGTACCAGCAGCATCATCACGGTGTTCAGCGTCAGTGAAGACGGTGGCCTGCTGACCCTCGAAGGTTTCCAGCCGACGGAAACGCAGCCGCGTGGTTTTAACATCGACCACAGCGGCAAGTACCTGGTCGCGGCGGGACAGAAATCTCACCATATCGAAGTGTACAAAATCAGCGACGATCGTGGTCTGCTGACACCGCTGGCGCGCTATGCGGTTGGACAAGGCCCGATGTGGGTGGTGATTCACTCGCTGGATTAA